One genomic region from Melioribacteraceae bacterium encodes:
- a CDS encoding response regulator transcription factor, with amino-acid sequence MTTPLTRVLLIEDDLNLGTILKEYLSVKGFEVVHCLNGEDGLRTFGRNRFDICIIDVMMPKMDGFTLAGKIKEISSVPFIFVTAKSMLEDKIEGFKLGADDYITKPFSMEELILRINAVIKRNDRSEGIRGYSEFEIGKYLFNFDTRSLCLDRKEQKLTSREAELLKLLCQKQNELLERGEALRKIWKDDSYFTSRSMDVYITKLRSYLKGDPSIQIVNVHGSGFKLIVN; translated from the coding sequence ATGACAACTCCATTAACAAGAGTATTATTGATAGAAGATGATCTGAATCTCGGAACCATTCTAAAAGAATATCTAAGTGTAAAAGGATTTGAAGTTGTTCACTGTCTTAACGGCGAGGATGGATTAAGAACCTTTGGCCGCAACAGATTCGATATCTGCATAATTGATGTGATGATGCCGAAAATGGACGGATTTACTCTTGCGGGAAAGATTAAAGAAATTTCTTCTGTTCCATTTATTTTTGTAACGGCTAAATCGATGCTGGAAGATAAGATAGAGGGTTTTAAACTCGGAGCCGACGATTACATAACCAAACCATTCAGCATGGAAGAACTGATTCTGCGCATAAATGCTGTGATAAAACGTAATGATCGTAGTGAAGGGATTCGCGGGTATTCGGAATTCGAGATCGGCAAATATTTATTCAACTTTGATACTCGTTCACTTTGCCTTGACAGGAAAGAGCAGAAGCTCACATCCAGGGAAGCGGAACTCTTGAAACTGCTCTGCCAGAAACAAAATGAATTGCTGGAACGGGGCGAAGCCTTACGCAAAATCTGGAAGGACGATAGTTATTTCACATCAAGAAGTATGGACGTTTATATAACCAAGCTCCGGTCTTATCTTAAAGGTGATCCGTCAATTCAGATCGTAAACGTTCATGGTTCCGGATTCAAGCTGATTGTAAACTGA
- a CDS encoding NapC/NirT family cytochrome c, giving the protein MKLKLPHSSQNWISLVGATIALISFFMIVFLFVISLTLDQGNSYLGIIIYIALPSVLVIGLLLIPLGMWWKIRKEKKSAAGSQKDFPVIDFNDVRHRNAFMVFAVGTAIFLLASAVGSYEAFHYTESVEFCGTVCHSVMKPEYVAYQNSPHARVGCVECHIGGGADWYMKSKLSGLRQVYAVIANDFSRPIPTPIKDLRPARETCEECHWPQKFYSRKLRLERHYLNDENNTEWDITLTMKIGSSLSAFGLEEGIHWHINPNVKIEYKHTDDKRQNIPWVRYTNTKTGEVFVYTDENQNVDQKLLDSLEVRQMDCMDCHTRPSHNYQPPAFFINNAITSGAIPKDLTLIKFAALEVIGKEFATTEEAMKGIEDHITKFYSDNYPDLFKNKNDLIKKAITGIQNEYNKNIFPEMKVRWDAYPNNIGHLEFMGCFRCHNDQHATVQKKVISKDCNICHVINAQGTPDNMQVASVNSFLEFKHPGNAVTTEWKEMMCVECHTGLNP; this is encoded by the coding sequence ATGAAGCTTAAACTGCCGCATTCGTCTCAGAACTGGATCTCCTTAGTCGGCGCTACAATAGCGCTTATCAGCTTCTTTATGATTGTTTTTCTTTTTGTAATAAGTCTTACACTCGATCAGGGGAATTCGTACCTTGGAATTATTATCTACATTGCACTCCCGTCTGTTCTGGTTATCGGTCTGCTGCTCATTCCTCTTGGAATGTGGTGGAAAATCAGGAAAGAAAAAAAGTCTGCTGCCGGCAGCCAGAAAGATTTCCCGGTAATCGATTTTAATGACGTACGCCACAGGAACGCCTTTATGGTTTTCGCCGTAGGAACGGCCATCTTTCTGCTTGCAAGTGCTGTGGGAAGTTATGAAGCGTTCCATTATACTGAATCCGTTGAATTCTGCGGTACTGTATGCCACTCTGTAATGAAACCCGAATACGTTGCATACCAGAATTCTCCTCATGCCAGGGTAGGATGTGTTGAGTGCCATATCGGCGGCGGTGCGGATTGGTATATGAAGTCGAAACTTTCGGGATTACGCCAGGTCTATGCTGTTATAGCAAACGATTTCTCGCGGCCGATTCCTACGCCGATAAAAGACCTTCGCCCCGCCAGGGAAACCTGCGAGGAATGCCACTGGCCCCAGAAATTTTATTCGCGCAAGCTCCGCCTCGAAAGACATTATCTAAATGACGAGAATAATACCGAATGGGATATAACGCTTACCATGAAGATCGGCTCAAGTCTGAGTGCATTTGGACTTGAAGAGGGAATACATTGGCATATTAATCCAAACGTAAAAATCGAATACAAACACACAGACGATAAAAGACAGAATATACCATGGGTTAGATATACAAATACTAAAACCGGCGAAGTTTTTGTTTATACGGATGAAAATCAGAATGTTGATCAAAAGCTGCTCGACAGTCTCGAAGTCCGCCAGATGGACTGTATGGATTGTCATACCCGTCCTTCCCATAATTATCAGCCGCCGGCATTCTTTATAAACAATGCAATTACTTCAGGAGCTATTCCAAAGGATCTAACGCTAATAAAATTTGCCGCTCTTGAAGTTATCGGAAAAGAATTTGCTACTACCGAAGAAGCAATGAAAGGGATAGAGGATCATATCACTAAGTTTTACAGCGATAATTATCCGGATCTGTTCAAGAACAAAAACGATCTTATCAAGAAAGCAATTACCGGAATACAGAATGAGTATAACAAAAATATCTTTCCTGAAATGAAAGTTAGATGGGATGCTTATCCGAATAATATCGGCCATCTCGAATTCATGGGCTGCTTCCGTTGTCATAACGATCAGCATGCGACCGTTCAGAAAAAAGTTATCTCTAAGGATTGCAACATCTGTCACGTTATAAATGCACAGGGAACACCGGATAATATGCAGGTGGCCTCCGTTAATTCTTTCCTCGAGTTCAAACATCCGGGCAATGCTGTTACAACGGAGTGGAAGGAAATGATGTGCGTTGAATGCCATACGGGACTGAATCCGTAA
- a CDS encoding GNAT family protein, whose translation MTGSFNSNNIKEVPRLETDRLILRGFSPNDKYDIFEYASVPSVTQYLPWEFHKSLDDTEAFLKLSAEMFASQDNIDFAVELKSEKKVIGGISIRKWNDKNRCADIGYVLSPKYWNRGIITEAIKRVIRFGFEVLNANRIEAHCDEENIPSFRAMEKAGMRYEGTLKDKVFLKGKFINIKFYSILKEELSE comes from the coding sequence ATGACCGGATCGTTTAATTCAAATAATATTAAAGAAGTACCACGGCTTGAGACCGATCGGCTGATATTGAGAGGATTCTCCCCAAATGATAAGTATGATATTTTCGAGTATGCATCTGTTCCGTCCGTTACCCAATACCTGCCTTGGGAATTTCATAAAAGCCTGGATGATACCGAAGCGTTTTTGAAACTATCTGCGGAGATGTTTGCGTCGCAGGATAATATCGACTTTGCTGTTGAATTAAAATCGGAAAAAAAGGTCATCGGAGGAATATCAATAAGAAAATGGAACGATAAAAACCGGTGCGCCGATATTGGATACGTTCTTTCTCCCAAATATTGGAATAGGGGGATTATAACCGAAGCAATTAAAAGAGTAATCAGATTTGGCTTCGAAGTTTTGAATGCAAATCGTATAGAAGCACATTGCGACGAAGAGAATATTCCCTCCTTCAGGGCAATGGAAAAAGCAGGTATGCGGTATGAAGGTACGTTAAAAGATAAAGTTTTTTTGAAGGGAAAATTTATCAACATAAAATTTTATTCGATTTTGAAAGAGGAATTATCTGAATGA
- a CDS encoding tetratricopeptide repeat protein, whose protein sequence is MISLIRLSVLLSLLFFSLSTHAQADRQDIENKYRLALSYEQAGQFEKAETIYRELQSLETWNQVYLDALNKILVRQKKYDESILLLETKIKEIPADVSLYGMLGTTYYMMDNIQKAYESWERGININPNTYVPYRVIANYAIENRLFDKAIEILKRGKAFSGDPVIFSFDLANIYSLNMRFEEAAEEYCTLVSAKPEQSGIVKSRFQNYFGKPGAAESTIKVIKEFAERNSLPVFNELLSFAYSLSGMYDEAFENIIEYDRKINGGGNYIFAFVQEAYRNRQYDIASKGYRYIIQNYKQSPLVQIAEIGLVRTLEDNVNLKVKNNSSGWKLYGNDDKKFEEEYSAVIVSYERLAKIYPDNASFIEATFRMAEIYFRKLNQFYKADSLYNLVISKSPYSRYTSLSYLGKGEIAMKLDRLDEAVNLLIQSGRFSNAEPDVVAQAKLYLGLVYFWKGDFNGSINILKELLQNLNSDPANDAIEYSSLITLARKDSLNLLTYAKADRLLFQNKPKESAIEFKTLADNSNLFVINEFAKYKLAEILISEENFFEASKILEELSDELKAAIFADKSTLLLGMTYQFGLNDPQRGAAIYQKLLEKFPNSLYFDTAREYLNSISIKNGNK, encoded by the coding sequence TTGATTAGTTTAATACGGCTTTCGGTTCTATTATCTCTCTTATTTTTCTCACTCTCAACTCACGCCCAGGCAGACCGGCAGGATATCGAAAATAAATACCGGCTCGCACTCAGCTACGAACAGGCCGGGCAGTTTGAAAAAGCCGAAACAATCTACAGGGAGCTTCAATCCCTGGAGACATGGAATCAGGTCTATCTGGATGCTTTGAATAAAATTCTGGTCAGGCAGAAAAAATACGACGAGTCGATTCTGCTCCTCGAAACTAAGATTAAAGAAATACCGGCCGATGTTTCTCTCTACGGAATGCTCGGAACCACATATTATATGATGGACAACATTCAGAAGGCATACGAATCATGGGAGCGCGGCATCAATATAAATCCGAATACTTACGTTCCATATCGTGTTATTGCCAATTATGCGATCGAAAACCGCCTATTCGATAAAGCGATCGAGATTCTTAAACGGGGAAAAGCATTTTCCGGCGATCCTGTAATCTTCTCTTTTGATCTGGCAAACATCTATTCATTAAACATGCGGTTTGAAGAGGCTGCCGAGGAGTATTGCACTCTTGTATCCGCAAAACCGGAACAGTCCGGAATTGTTAAATCACGATTTCAAAATTATTTCGGAAAACCCGGCGCTGCCGAAAGCACAATTAAAGTGATTAAAGAATTTGCCGAAAGAAACAGTCTCCCCGTTTTCAATGAACTGCTTTCATTTGCCTACTCACTTTCCGGAATGTACGATGAGGCATTTGAAAATATTATTGAGTACGACCGGAAAATAAACGGCGGGGGGAATTACATCTTTGCTTTTGTCCAGGAAGCATACAGGAACAGGCAGTATGATATTGCTTCGAAAGGTTACAGATATATAATTCAAAATTATAAACAATCCCCTCTGGTTCAGATAGCCGAAATCGGGTTGGTCAGAACACTCGAAGATAATGTTAACCTGAAAGTAAAAAATAATTCCTCCGGCTGGAAACTCTACGGCAACGACGACAAGAAATTTGAAGAAGAATATTCAGCTGTAATCGTTTCATATGAACGTCTTGCAAAAATATATCCCGACAATGCTTCGTTTATTGAAGCAACTTTCAGAATGGCTGAAATTTATTTCCGTAAGTTGAATCAGTTCTACAAAGCAGATAGTCTATACAATCTGGTTATTAGTAAATCTCCATACTCCAGATACACATCATTATCGTATCTGGGTAAAGGAGAGATTGCGATGAAACTTGATCGGCTTGATGAAGCGGTTAATTTACTGATACAGAGCGGAAGATTCAGTAATGCAGAACCCGACGTAGTTGCCCAGGCGAAACTGTATCTTGGATTAGTCTATTTCTGGAAAGGGGATTTTAACGGTTCAATAAATATCCTGAAAGAACTCCTTCAAAATCTAAATTCTGATCCGGCTAATGATGCAATTGAATACTCCTCACTCATTACATTGGCAAGAAAAGATTCTTTAAACCTTTTAACCTACGCAAAGGCGGACAGACTTTTGTTTCAAAACAAGCCGAAAGAATCCGCGATTGAATTTAAAACTTTAGCTGATAACTCTAATTTGTTTGTAATAAACGAGTTCGCAAAATATAAACTCGCCGAAATTTTAATTTCTGAAGAAAATTTTTTTGAGGCCTCTAAAATCCTCGAAGAGCTCTCAGATGAGTTAAAAGCTGCGATTTTTGCAGATAAATCAACTTTATTGCTCGGAATGACGTATCAATTCGGTTTGAATGACCCGCAGCGCGGCGCGGCAATTTACCAGAAATTGCTTGAAAAATTCCCCAACTCCTTATATTTTGACACAGCAAGAGAATACTTAAACTCAATATCCATAAAAAACGGAAATAAATGA
- a CDS encoding phosphoribosylanthranilate isomerase, protein MTRIKVCCISSIKEALLAIEYGASALGLVSSMPSGPGVIEEKLIAEIAESVPPGISTFLLTSRQSAAEIIEQQKRCRTNTIQLCDRVADGTHKMLRDELPGIKIVQVIHVTGRKSVEEAVEVARNVDAILLDSGNQNLKIKELGGTGRIHDWSVSRVIRENVKVPVFLAGGLNSSNVYEAVRIVKPYGLDLCSGVRTGDRLDENKLKSFVEKVFEADKTIERLS, encoded by the coding sequence ATGACCCGAATCAAAGTCTGCTGTATCTCCAGCATAAAAGAAGCATTGCTCGCAATTGAATACGGAGCATCCGCTCTCGGGCTGGTATCGAGCATGCCGAGCGGGCCCGGTGTAATTGAGGAGAAACTGATTGCTGAAATCGCAGAATCAGTTCCTCCGGGAATTTCTACTTTCCTGTTGACATCAAGACAGTCTGCTGCTGAGATTATCGAGCAGCAGAAAAGATGCAGGACAAATACCATTCAGCTATGCGACCGTGTTGCAGACGGAACTCATAAAATGTTGAGAGATGAACTGCCGGGAATTAAAATTGTTCAGGTGATTCACGTTACCGGCCGCAAGTCGGTTGAAGAAGCGGTTGAAGTAGCCCGTAATGTAGATGCCATCCTGCTAGACAGTGGAAATCAAAATCTGAAAATAAAAGAACTCGGTGGAACGGGAAGAATCCATGACTGGTCCGTAAGCAGAGTAATCAGAGAGAATGTTAAAGTGCCGGTATTCCTGGCCGGCGGATTAAATTCCTCAAATGTTTACGAAGCTGTAAGAATTGTAAAGCCGTATGGACTCGATCTCTGCTCCGGAGTCCGGACAGGAGACCGGCTGGATGAAAACAAATTAAAATCATTTGTAGAAAAAGTTTTTGAGGCGGATAAAACAATTGAAAGACTTAGCTGA
- a CDS encoding FAD-binding oxidoreductase: MIIKQNSDEIQNYLSDASNYSGSCEAVYFPENENDVAALLKKSSDEKKRITISGNGTGLTGARVPEGGIVLSVEKMNRIIEVNESEKYAIVEPGVLLKDFQDEVESRNLFYPPDPTERNCFIGATVATNSSGARTFKYGPTRDYVLSLRIVLSDGEIIKISRDQFRSDGYDAMLLTESGKILSFNLPKYEMPETKNAAGYYCKENMDLIDIFIGSEGTLGVITQIKLKLIELPMSVFSSVAFFRSEDDALNFIEHARSISRENRLIANKKLSARGLEFFDKNGIDFLRDAYTKIPDSAEAAVWFEQETGNEKDSPESQWIEILDRYNCITDESWLALGSSDEETFKEFRHAIAWKVNEYITQKGLKKVGTDTAVPEQYFKEFYRLSKKMVEENGLKYVIYGHAGNCHLHLNMLPENPFQFQIAKKVYSDLCALAVSFKGTVSAEHGIGKAKREYLIKMYGEDVVRKMALLKLAFDPIKILSIGNIFEERFLD, encoded by the coding sequence ATGATAATCAAACAAAACAGTGACGAAATACAGAATTATTTATCGGACGCTTCAAATTACTCTGGAAGCTGCGAAGCGGTTTATTTCCCTGAAAACGAAAACGATGTAGCCGCACTGTTAAAAAAATCTTCTGATGAAAAAAAACGGATAACAATTTCAGGAAACGGGACCGGATTAACCGGCGCACGCGTTCCCGAAGGCGGTATCGTTCTTTCTGTTGAAAAGATGAATAGAATCATCGAGGTTAATGAATCTGAAAAGTACGCAATAGTAGAACCGGGAGTTCTCTTAAAAGATTTTCAGGACGAGGTGGAATCGCGTAATCTGTTCTATCCGCCCGACCCGACCGAAAGAAACTGCTTTATTGGTGCTACCGTTGCAACCAATTCATCCGGAGCCCGAACTTTTAAATACGGCCCGACAAGAGATTATGTTCTATCTCTAAGAATTGTTCTCTCAGACGGTGAAATAATAAAAATCTCCAGAGATCAGTTTAGATCCGACGGTTATGATGCGATGCTACTTACAGAAAGCGGAAAGATATTATCGTTTAATCTTCCTAAGTATGAAATGCCGGAGACGAAAAACGCCGCCGGGTACTACTGCAAAGAAAATATGGATCTTATAGATATTTTTATCGGATCGGAAGGAACTCTCGGTGTAATTACACAAATTAAATTGAAGCTTATCGAACTTCCGATGAGTGTATTTTCATCGGTTGCATTTTTCAGGAGTGAAGATGACGCGTTAAATTTTATAGAACACGCCCGCTCTATATCAAGAGAAAACCGGTTAATTGCTAACAAAAAGTTATCGGCAAGAGGCCTGGAATTTTTTGATAAGAACGGAATTGATTTTCTTAGAGATGCTTACACAAAGATTCCTGATAGCGCTGAAGCGGCAGTATGGTTTGAACAGGAAACAGGAAACGAAAAAGATTCGCCCGAAAGCCAATGGATTGAGATCCTTGACAGGTATAATTGCATTACCGATGAATCCTGGCTCGCCCTCGGTTCGTCCGATGAAGAAACATTCAAAGAATTCCGTCATGCCATCGCCTGGAAGGTAAATGAATATATTACTCAAAAAGGATTGAAAAAAGTCGGAACGGATACAGCTGTACCGGAGCAGTATTTCAAAGAGTTTTACAGGTTATCAAAAAAGATGGTTGAGGAGAACGGGCTTAAGTACGTTATATACGGCCATGCGGGCAATTGTCATCTTCATTTGAATATGCTTCCGGAAAATCCGTTTCAGTTTCAGATAGCAAAAAAAGTCTATTCGGATTTGTGTGCTCTGGCGGTTAGTTTCAAAGGAACTGTATCAGCAGAACACGGTATCGGCAAGGCCAAACGTGAATACCTGATTAAAATGTACGGCGAAGATGTAGTGCGTAAAATGGCCCTGTTAAAACTCGCATTCGATCCGATCAAAATTTTATCGATCGGGAATATTTTTGAGGAAAGATTTCTTGATTAG
- a CDS encoding HAMP domain-containing sensor histidine kinase, giving the protein MKERRIKIIVSIVTLSVIGLVAIQIFWLINVIKIEEERFDRKVNDALRGVAEKIDRDEAAQGVLRKIEHSNLQPKDFNPVNKSTSGVVITDSIYSIALVTADSSQKRDLNFQFNYFTEGKDTADIRVFRVDSSYRNKIMIGNRVAWKQKIDSFVVKRSELVQDVVTDIIRINTGKKIEERINESRLENFLFEELKKNGIETSFYFGVEKPARDTIVLVKEGANINELKKSTARTFLFPDEIFNRPNQLVVYFPDKDRYLLTSVSGMLVLSIILISIISLLFYKTIQMFIQQKKITEIKNDLINNITHEFKTPISTISVACEALKEPDLVKEQSSVERYRSIIKEENERLSMMVETLLNTAAFEKGSVHINKEEFNLNDAVIKAAESYEEVLKKQNGRIELALSNENLRCNADKFHITNVISNLIDNAIKYNDREPVIRISTEYKDAEITLNISDNGIGIHKDHLEKIFETFYRVPTGNIHNVRGNGIGLSYSKKILDAHSGLITVSSAPGEGSRFEIKLPGTIV; this is encoded by the coding sequence ATGAAAGAGAGACGGATAAAAATAATTGTATCGATAGTAACACTTTCGGTGATCGGGCTGGTTGCAATCCAGATTTTCTGGCTGATAAATGTTATTAAGATTGAAGAGGAGCGGTTCGACAGAAAGGTTAATGATGCACTTCGCGGAGTAGCAGAAAAAATTGACCGGGATGAAGCCGCGCAAGGCGTGTTGAGAAAAATTGAGCATTCTAACCTGCAACCAAAGGATTTCAATCCGGTTAATAAATCAACATCCGGTGTAGTGATTACGGACTCAATTTATAGTATCGCGCTCGTAACAGCAGACAGTTCACAAAAACGGGATCTGAATTTTCAATTCAATTATTTTACCGAGGGAAAGGATACAGCGGATATACGTGTGTTCAGGGTCGACTCCTCTTACCGAAACAAAATTATGATTGGCAACAGAGTCGCCTGGAAACAGAAAATAGATTCTTTTGTGGTTAAGCGGTCGGAGCTTGTTCAGGATGTAGTTACAGACATAATCCGAATTAACACAGGTAAAAAAATTGAGGAGCGGATAAATGAAAGCCGGCTTGAGAATTTTCTGTTCGAAGAACTGAAGAAAAACGGAATAGAGACCAGTTTTTATTTTGGCGTTGAAAAACCTGCACGGGATACTATCGTTCTTGTAAAAGAGGGAGCCAATATTAATGAACTAAAAAAATCAACAGCCAGAACTTTTCTTTTCCCTGACGAAATTTTTAACCGGCCGAATCAATTGGTGGTTTATTTCCCGGATAAGGACAGATATCTTCTTACCTCAGTTTCCGGGATGCTGGTTCTATCCATAATTCTCATTTCAATTATATCTCTGCTTTTTTACAAAACCATTCAAATGTTTATTCAGCAGAAAAAGATTACCGAGATAAAAAACGATCTGATAAATAATATAACGCATGAGTTCAAAACGCCGATTTCAACAATCTCTGTAGCATGCGAGGCGTTAAAGGAACCTGATCTTGTTAAAGAACAATCCTCGGTAGAAAGATACAGGTCAATTATTAAGGAGGAGAACGAGCGGTTGAGTATGATGGTTGAAACCCTGCTCAACACAGCCGCATTCGAGAAAGGTTCAGTTCATATAAACAAAGAGGAATTCAATCTGAACGATGCGGTTATTAAAGCGGCCGAGTCATATGAAGAAGTACTTAAAAAGCAGAACGGCAGGATTGAACTCGCCCTTTCGAATGAAAATTTGAGATGCAACGCGGACAAATTTCATATAACAAATGTTATAAGCAACCTGATCGATAATGCCATTAAATATAACGATCGGGAACCGGTAATCAGAATTTCCACTGAATACAAGGACGCTGAAATTACATTAAACATTTCTGATAATGGCATCGGCATTCACAAAGATCACCTGGAAAAAATATTCGAAACATTTTACAGGGTTCCTACTGGAAATATACATAACGTAAGAGGCAATGGTATCGGACTCAGTTATTCGAAGAAAATTTTAGACGCCCATTCAGGATTAATTACAGTAAGTAGCGCACCGGGTGAAGGAAGCCGTTTTGAAATAAAACTTCCGGGAACAATAGTATAA